Proteins co-encoded in one Neodiprion lecontei isolate iyNeoLeco1 chromosome 3, iyNeoLeco1.1, whole genome shotgun sequence genomic window:
- the LOC107224093 gene encoding U3 small nucleolar ribonucleoprotein protein IMP3 — translation MVRKLKHHEKKLLKKVDFISWEVDNNLHEIKILKKYRIQKREDYTKYNKLSRQIRELARKIKEVDAEHPFRIEQSAMLLEKLYMMGLISTKWDLSLCEKVTASCFCRRRLPVVMVRNKMSETIKMATKLIEQAHVRVGPEVIKDPAFLVTRNLEDFVTWVDTSAIRKHVLEYNEMKDDFEGI, via the exons atggttcgaaaattgaaacatcACGAGAAGAAGTTACTGAAAAAAGTAGACTTTATTTCTTGGGAGGTAGACAATAACTTGCACgagattaaaattttgaaaaaataccgAATCCAAAAAAGAGAAGATTATACGAA ATACAACAAATTATCACGACAAATTCGAGAACTGGCTAGAAAGATCAAGGAAGTAGATGCTGAACATCCATTCAGAATAGAACAAAGTGCCATGTTGCTGGAGAAATTGTATATGATGGGTCTCATTTCCACTAAGTGGGATTTATCTCTGTGCgagaaagttacagccagctGTTTTTGTAGAAGAAGATTACCTGTCGTTATGGTTCGTAATAAAATGAGTGAAACCATTAAAATGGCGACAAAGCTAATCGAACAAGCTCATGTACGAGTTGGACCTGAAGTCATTAAGGACCCAGCATTTCTTGTAACAAg AAACTTGGAAGACTTTGTGACATGGGTTGATACTTCAGCAATAAGGAAACATGTATTGGAATACAATGAAATG AAAGATGACTTTGAGGGTATATGA
- the LOC124293362 gene encoding uncharacterized protein LOC124293362: MYFMDSNDNINCSSTNEKFQILPQHETNGNDSLQCTLNDKMIRDTSTTEKLVDLNLQQLANSTTQPIHEESKKNNITVNRDSGSIVATIDSKTGYNEMQSSSTDTTLKSDAHLSVIQLKVMRNEEETTVKAINLVNPIDDPGKSSESLRDQQLGNEKGLEISSNSFLELSIESQMDTIREKDTLRKKEIVPIHINNSITSFTTSQNLSVENVETRNRQLAVLNTVNINADGETINLPDNVNTEFMIREKLNRVEKEDERTLEKRMLSNLTNNLFPNVDSPKDENIGNTNRQTSPGDFSLDMLSESQLQTIETEAYVKAEKIDVQLKKATTEGGVNKQNIFFKPEQTGIITTDKNDLVLPNWVTNRAPEPDYDKMRCAFQNRRQYVKILLQEILRLSTIVSKVGAVLRAEHAENNLKPHVDSVDEATICETLSNTKTNVQTSNNAVKDLKNKNIFYVPPSNMPFPNIPQDFPNNINNPPNSTGASMNTVTLENSVYTDITTDLKREKFYVPTTNKSKYDTLPAVNQQMDTKFKDGQITEAFVRHNASNMFGSLKQISNNHKTYKPDVRSIWHSSGQESGSIPEISFSRNKVPKNNQTVRQQIAAGYEMPQSNLNASIFSNNMVAKNVEEGKSNICDLDHSKLANKNTIFYVPDEGSSVSGDYVGLGSIKNDPSRSYKFSMPSKSQTRSNENSKLLVNDILAMNTQKAQSNRKNLENLQLTVKNDIFYSPDESSVSNNTLFTSKFAESSGTKSDQNFFYYANFPMPSSSHPRPDQHLMCNVVISNKLKRKSNIHDANNAKRARENTTFYSPEKLSIPSKDLFSTSDYMEIRDTTNPSISSRNCSLPSSHVKLGRPLRLLNNTAVFYNGNKDQETGFRKLYRH; the protein is encoded by the exons ATGTATTTCATGGATTctaatgataatattaactGCTCAAGCActaatgaaaaattccaaatattGCCTCAGCACGAGACTAATGGAAATGATTCACTCCAATGCACACTCAATGACAAAATGATAAGAGATACAAGCACTACAGAAAAGTTGGTTGATTTGAATCTCCAACAACTTGCCAACTCAACTACTCAACCGATTCACGAAGAATCAAAAAAGAACAATATCACTGTTAACAGAGACTCAGGCAGCATCGTTGCCACGATTGATTCAAAAACTGGATATAATGAGATGCAAAGTTCATCCACCGATACTACACTAAAATCCGACGCACATTTGTCTGTCATACAGTTGAAGGTTATGCGgaacgaagaagaaacgacAGTGAAGGCCATCAATCTTGTTAATCCTATCGATGATCCAGGGAAAAGTTCTGAATCGCTAAGGGATCAACAGCTCGGAAATGAAAAGGGTTTGGAAATTTCAAGTAACTCCTTCTTAGAACTTTCGATAGAATCACAGATGGATACCATACGAGAAAAAGACACActtagaaagaaagaaatcgtTCCtattcatataaataataGTATCACGAGTTTCACAACTTCACAGAATTTGAGTGTGGAAAATGTAGAAACAAGAAACAGGCAACTAGCTGTTTTAAATACAGTTAATATTAATGCTGATGgagaaacaataaatttaccaGATAATGTGAATACAGAATTTATGATTAGGGAAAAGTTGAATAGGGTTGAAAAGGAAGATGAAAGGACATTAGAAAAGAGGATGCTTTCCAACTTGACCAACAATCTCTTTCCAAATGTTGATTCGCCAAAAGATGAGAATATTGGGAATACAAACCGTCAGACATCTCCAGGCGATTTTAGTTTGGATATGCTGTCTGAGTCACAACTGCAAACAATTGAAACAGAAGCTTATGTAAAAGCAGAAAAAATAGATGTCCAATTAAAGAAAGCAACAACCGAAGGCGGTGTAAACAAACAGAATATATTCTTCAAACCTGAACAGACAGGTATTATTACTACGGATAAGAACGATCTGGTACTGCCCAATTGGGTGACAAATCGTGCTCCTGAGCCAGACTATGATAAAATGAGATGTGCCTTTCAGAACAGACGACAGTACGTGAAAATACTACTTCAGGAAATACTCAGACTTAG TACGATAGTTTCCAAGGTAGGGGCTGTGCTTCGTGCAGAGCATGCAGAAAACAACTTGAAGCCACATGTGGACAGTGTTGATGAAGCAACTATTTGTGAGACTCTTAGTAATACTAAAACCAATGTTCAGACTTCTAATAATGCAGTGAAAGACCTTAAAAATAAGAACATATTTTACGTACCGCCGTCGAATATGCCATTTCCAAATATCCCTCAAGATTTTCCTAACAACATAAATAATCCGCCTAATAGTACTGGAGCTTCCATGAACACGGTAACACTTGAAAATAGTGTATACACTGATATAACAACAGATCttaaacgtgaaaaattttatgtaccTACGACAAATAAATCGAAGTACGATACCCTTCCAGCTGTGAATCAACAAATGGATACAAAGTTTAAGGATGGTCAAATTACTGAAGCATTTGTGCGTCACAATGCCTCGAATATGTTTGGCTCCCTGAAGcaaatttcgaataatcaTAAAACTTATAAACCAGATGTCAGGAGTATATGGCACTCCTCTGGCCAAGAAAGTGGTTCCATTCCGGAAATATCGTTCAGCAGAAACAAGGTTCCGAAAAACAATCAAACAGTTCGACAACAAATTGCTGCAGGATATGAAATGCCACAGTCAAATTTAAATGCTTCAATTTTTAGCAATAATATGGTAGCCAAAAATGttgaagaaggaaaaagtaaCATATGTGACTTGGATCATTCAAAACTGGCTaataaaaacacaattttttacgTACCCGATGAAGGGTCATCAGTGTCAGGTGATTACGTTGGATTAGGcagtataaaaaatgatccaaGTCGCTCTTATAAGTTTTCAATGCCATCGAAATCGCAAACTAgatcaaatgaaaattcaaaactatTGGTCAATGATATATTAGCCATGAACACACAAAAAGCACAATCTAACAGaaaaaatctagaaaattTGCAGCTCACTGTTAAAaacgacattttttattcacctgATGAATCATCAGTGTCAAACAATACATTATTTACAAGTAAATTCGCAGAATCAAGTGGTACAAAAAgcgaccaaaattttttttattatgcaAACTTTCCAATGCCTTCTTCATCCCATCCAAGACCAGATCAACACCTTATGTGTAATGTGGTAATCTCAAACAAGTTGAAGAGAAAAAGTAACATTCATGATGCGAACAATGCAAAGCGTGCTCGTGAAAATACCACTTTTTATTCGCCGGAGAAATTGTCAATACCGTCAAAAGATTTATTCTCAACAAGTGATTACATGGAAATACGCGATACAACAAATCCGAGCATTTCTTCACGTAATTGTTCACTGCCTTCATCCCACGTGAAACTAGGGAGACCACTACGACTGTTGAATAATACTGCAGTTTTTTACAACGGTAATAAAGATCAGGAAACTGGTTTCAGAAAACTATATCGCCATTGA
- the LOC107224274 gene encoding parafibromin: MADPLSLLRQFNVNKKEIIERENQIIFGEFSWPKNVKTNYLTYGSGKEGTPKEYYTLECLLFLLKHVQLTHPVYVRQAAAENIPVVRRPDRKDLLAYLNGETATSASIDKSAPLEIPTQVKRTAEDGLDAGLSKKPRFEETHVQKVKEQLAARLDAPKEASVTVDNIKSLSEAMSVEKIAAIKAKRLAKKRTTIKENDDIGMGSDLRVILDMDVDDTKDIVSRERQWRTRATILQSAGKMFAKNIFAILQSIKAREEGRMQKGPAIPAPMVTPRSTPMRPLPQPAVYNRYDQERFIRQKEETEGFKIDTMGTYHGMTLKSVTEGTNPAIRKPTVNPAATPSSGLLPASAAKLTPQQAAQNKRPSRTPIIIIPSATTSLITMYNAKEVLQELKYVSNEEKRAQGGKRENEILLQRRKDGGLTVPYRVVDNPQKLTNADWERVVAVFVMGPAWQFKGWPYDGNPVEIFSKICAFHLKYDEMKLDANVAKWAVTVVELSRTKRHLDRAALMVFWEQLDKHMIKNKPHLRF, from the exons ATGGCGGATCCGTTGAGTTTGCTTCGCCAATTCAACGTaaataaaaaggaaattaTTGAACGTGAAAACCAAATTATATTTGGTGAATTCTCATGgccaaaaaatgtcaagaCAAACTATTTGACATACGG ATCCGGAAAGGAAGGCACACCTAAGGAGTACTATACTCTTGAATgccttttgtttttattgaaACATGTTCAACTCACGCATCCAGTGTATGTGCGGCAAGCCGCCGCAGAGAATATACCTGTGGTGCGCCGTCCGGACAGAAAAGATCTGCTGGCTTACCTTAATGGTGAAACAGCCACCTCAGCCTCCATAGATAAATCAGCTCCATTGGAAATACCAACACAAGTAAAACGAACTGCCGAAGATGGGCTAGATGCGGGACTTTCTAAGAAGCCACGTTTTGAAGAGACACATGTTCAGAAGGTGAAGGAACAATTGGCAGCGCGACTGGATGCGCCAAAAGAAGCTTCTGTCACAGTCGACAATATCAAATCTCTTTCAGAGGCAATGTCTGTTGAGAAAATTGCTGCAATCAAAGCTAAACGTTTGGCAAAAAAGCGTACTACAATCAAGGAAAATGACGACATTGGTATGGGTTCGGATTTGCGTGTTATACTAGACATGGATGTCGATGATACTAAGGACATCGTATCTAGAGAAAGACAGTGGAGAACTAGAGCAACGATACTTCAAAGTGCAGGTAAAATGTTTGCCAAGAACATATTTGCCATACTTCAAAGTATCAAAGCCAGAGAAGAAGGCAGGATGCAAAAAGGGCCTGCAATACCCGCACCAATGGTTACGCCAAGGTCTACACCTATGCGCCCATTGCCACAACCAGCAGTTTACAATCGTTATGACCAGGAAAGATTTATTCGtcaaaaagaagaaactgAGGGATTTAAAATCGACACAATGGGGACTTATCATGGTATGACGCTAAAATCTGTGACTGAAGGTACCAATCCCGCAATAAGAAAGCCCACAGTCAATCCTGCTGCTACACCAAGCTCCGGATTACTTCCTGCATCTGCTGCAAAACTGACTCCACAACAAGCAGCTCAGAATAAAAGACCAAGTAGAACACCCATAATAATTATACCCAGTGCAACTACATCTCTTATAACGATGTACAATGCCAAAGAAGTATTGCAAGAATTGAAGTATGTTAGCAACGAGGAAAAGCGAGCACAAGGTGGTAAAAGGGAGAATGAGATTCTTCTTCAGCGAAGAAAAGATGGTGGTCTCACTGTTCCTTATAGAGTTGTTGATAATCCCCAAAAGTTGACAAATGCAGACTGGGAGAGAGTCGTTGCGGTGTTTGTTATGGGTCCTGCATGGCAGTTCAAAGGTTGGCCTTACGACGGAAATCCTGtcgagatattttcaaaaa TTTGTGCCTTTCATTTGAAATACGATGAAATGAAGCTAGATGCAAATGTTGCCAAGTGGGCAGTAACTGTTGTGGAACTGAGTCGCACCAAGAGGCATTTAGATAGAGCAGCATTGATGGTCTTCTGGGAGCAATTGGACAA gCATATGATCAAGAATAAACCACATCTGCGATTTTAA